AATGTCATTAGCTACATCTTCAAGGGCGACACTCGCGGCCCCCACTACGAACGCCTCATTCAGGGCCACCAGACCATTCTTCCGTTTCAGGTTGTGGCCGAACTGGAAGAATGGATGCTGAACGACAGGTGGGGCGAACCGCGCCGAGAGCGGCTAAGGAATTACCTCCGCCAGTACGTTGTCATTGAGTCCGACGAACGAATGGGCCGAATCTGGGGAGCAGTCCGGCACGCCTGCCAGAAAGCCGGAAGGCGAATTGACCCCGCCGACGCCTGGATTGCCGCCACCGCCCTCGCCCTGCGCTGCCCCCTCGTCACGCACAACGCCGCCGATTTCGCTGGAGTTCCCAACCTTAAAATCATCACGGAGCAAGCCCCATGACCGACAGCCCCCGCCAAGACACCAAAAGACAGCGCGACCTGAAACTGGAACTCACCTGGGTGGGCAAAGACCACCGGCCCCGCCTGGAGCCACGCATCCTTCTGGAAGACCCCACCAGGAACTACCACGCTGCCGCCCGCGTGACCGAAGCTGACCAGTTCGAGAACATGTTGATCTTCGGGGACAACCTGCTGGCCCTGCAAAGCCTTGCCACCGACCCAAAGGTGAAGG
The Deinococcus fonticola genome window above contains:
- a CDS encoding PIN domain-containing protein codes for the protein MTAGRLVVDTNVISYIFKGDTRGPHYERLIQGHQTILPFQVVAELEEWMLNDRWGEPRRERLRNYLRQYVVIESDERMGRIWGAVRHACQKAGRRIDPADAWIAATALALRCPLVTHNAADFAGVPNLKIITEQAP